The Prochlorococcus sp. MIT 1300 genome has a window encoding:
- a CDS encoding DUF3143 domain-containing protein, with product MSIERWLAELGAEQSAEDLSRWNWEMPEWSAEIKIDQEELIVIWRCDVERRCAFPYGLSRQDVEAALIQGP from the coding sequence ATGTCTATAGAAAGGTGGCTGGCTGAGTTGGGAGCTGAGCAAAGTGCAGAGGATCTTTCGCGATGGAATTGGGAAATGCCTGAATGGTCAGCAGAAATAAAGATCGACCAAGAGGAACTGATAGTTATTTGGAGATGTGATGTTGAGCGACGATGTGCTTTCCCCTATGGGCTTTCAAGACAAGATGTAGAAGCAGCACTTATTCAGGGCCCTTGA
- the bioA gene encoding adenosylmethionine--8-amino-7-oxononanoate transaminase — MSSTTSKKNPWGPHLWPPFTQIISASPPIRVLGGDGAILHLENSESLIDAISSWWVTLHGHAHPEIASAIYEQAKQLEQVIFANFVHPQAEKLATRLSALTGLERLFFSDNGSTAVEVALKIAYQFWANQGEPRQQIIAFEGAYHGDTFGAMAVGERNLFNEAFEGLLFPVSRLPWPHTWWDDQNVENKEQLVLQQLEKLLKTPTAAVILEPLIQGAGGMKIVRKEFLQSLENLVRKSGALLIADEVLTGFGRCGQVFAFQRAGITPDLISLSKGLTAGFLPMGVTMAKESIFETFIGEDPRVTLWHGHSFTANPLGCAAANASLDLLAKEPHLFEKFEERHRPHLEELSTHSKVSKPRLIGSIAAFDLAVNDQKGYLNHTGKVLQAKALEHGVFLRPLGQVVYLLPPLCLTDDQLEKCYFAIKKGLDCF, encoded by the coding sequence ATGAGCTCAACAACATCTAAGAAAAACCCTTGGGGCCCACATCTCTGGCCACCATTTACTCAAATCATTTCAGCATCTCCACCTATACGAGTTCTTGGAGGAGATGGAGCCATCCTGCATCTCGAAAACTCAGAATCACTTATTGATGCCATCAGTAGCTGGTGGGTAACTCTTCACGGTCATGCTCATCCAGAAATTGCATCTGCAATCTATGAGCAAGCCAAACAACTTGAACAAGTTATTTTTGCAAACTTTGTGCACCCACAAGCGGAAAAACTTGCTACTCGTCTAAGTGCTTTAACAGGGTTAGAAAGACTCTTTTTTTCAGACAATGGCTCGACTGCGGTAGAAGTTGCGTTGAAGATTGCCTACCAGTTTTGGGCTAATCAAGGAGAACCACGCCAACAAATTATTGCTTTCGAGGGCGCGTACCATGGGGACACTTTCGGAGCGATGGCAGTTGGGGAAAGAAATTTATTTAATGAAGCCTTTGAGGGTTTATTGTTTCCAGTAAGTCGATTACCTTGGCCACACACTTGGTGGGATGATCAGAACGTTGAAAATAAGGAACAGTTAGTTCTTCAACAACTTGAAAAACTCCTCAAGACTCCCACTGCTGCGGTAATTCTTGAGCCCTTAATTCAAGGCGCTGGAGGAATGAAAATAGTCAGGAAAGAGTTTTTACAATCTCTTGAAAACCTTGTCCGCAAATCTGGGGCATTACTTATAGCCGATGAAGTACTTACAGGGTTCGGACGATGCGGGCAAGTTTTCGCATTTCAAAGAGCCGGGATCACTCCTGATCTAATTTCATTATCCAAAGGCCTCACTGCTGGATTCCTACCAATGGGAGTGACGATGGCTAAAGAATCAATATTCGAAACATTTATTGGAGAAGATCCCCGAGTTACTCTTTGGCATGGGCATAGCTTTACTGCTAACCCCTTAGGATGTGCAGCAGCCAATGCAAGCTTGGATTTACTGGCCAAAGAGCCTCATTTATTCGAAAAATTTGAAGAACGCCACCGTCCCCATCTTGAAGAGCTTTCAACACATTCAAAAGTCTCTAAACCTAGACTAATTGGCTCAATAGCAGCATTTGACTTAGCAGTAAATGATCAAAAAGGATATCTAAATCATACCGGGAAAGTATTACAAGCAAAGGCTTTGGAGCACGGGGTGTTTCTAAGGCCATTAGGTCAAGTCGTTTACCTTTTGCCTCCTCTCTGTCTCACCGACGATCAACTAGAAAAGTGCTATTTCGCTATCAAAAAAGGGCTAGACTGCTTTTAG
- the bioD gene encoding dethiobiotin synthase, with protein sequence MKSSMKSLVICGTGTEVGKTIVSALLVQGLKAQYWKPVQTGSNSEVDRETICRLLNLPTTRCLPETYIFKAPVSPHWAAEQENSVIKPENLTLPISKSPLVIETAGGLMVPFTRDWLQIDQLEKWQLPIVLVAKSGLGTLNHTLLSLEALQLRKISVLGLVLNGPLHPDNPTTLEQFGGVPVIAQLPFLNSLNADSLRREWERQKIEDSFKKLLG encoded by the coding sequence ATGAAATCTTCTATGAAAAGCCTCGTGATATGTGGAACCGGTACAGAGGTAGGGAAAACAATTGTCAGTGCTCTACTAGTGCAAGGACTAAAGGCCCAATATTGGAAACCAGTACAAACAGGATCTAATAGTGAGGTGGATAGAGAAACAATTTGCCGACTACTAAATCTTCCAACTACACGATGTCTTCCAGAGACCTATATCTTTAAAGCTCCTGTCTCTCCTCACTGGGCAGCAGAGCAAGAAAACAGTGTAATCAAACCTGAAAACTTAACTTTGCCAATAAGCAAAAGTCCATTAGTTATAGAAACTGCTGGAGGGCTCATGGTCCCTTTCACTAGAGACTGGCTACAAATTGATCAGCTTGAGAAATGGCAACTGCCAATCGTTCTAGTAGCCAAAAGTGGTCTAGGGACACTTAATCACACCCTTCTCAGTCTTGAAGCACTGCAATTGCGCAAAATTTCTGTTCTTGGCCTTGTTCTCAATGGTCCACTTCACCCAGACAATCCCACCACACTTGAACAATTTGGGGGGGTTCCGGTGATTGCTCAATTGCCCTTTTTGAATTCTCTGAATGCTGACAGCCTTAGAAGAGAATGGGAAAGACAAAAGATTGAAGACAGCTTCAAAAAACTTCTTGGCTAA
- a CDS encoding methyltransferase domain-containing protein translates to MAEKWSRKVISNFDLAAHRYSTHAQLQKDIAKLLAKNCAAQNISKGFWVDLGAGTGFLADAIEKLHPFQKVIRIDGSMRMLEQQTSNSYTQLWDLNLGLPQWPKPPDLIASSFALHWFPNVEYKVKEWFEALSPGGWLAIAVPRADSFPEWRLAANNAAVPCTALQLPSKSQLFKSIPSHAIQWQVAHTVTQHNKEVISLLRPIRQIGAHASQSQTLKVGELRRLIKTWPQEAEKNQRKLTWVIQLLLARK, encoded by the coding sequence ATGGCTGAAAAATGGTCTAGGAAGGTTATCTCCAACTTTGATCTTGCCGCTCACAGGTATAGCACCCATGCTCAACTTCAAAAGGATATTGCAAAGTTACTCGCTAAAAATTGTGCGGCACAAAATATTTCTAAAGGGTTTTGGGTGGATCTCGGAGCAGGTACTGGTTTCCTAGCCGATGCAATTGAAAAACTACATCCATTCCAAAAGGTAATAAGAATAGATGGAAGTATGAGAATGTTAGAACAGCAAACTTCCAATAGTTACACCCAATTATGGGACCTAAATCTTGGTTTACCACAATGGCCAAAACCTCCTGATCTAATTGCATCAAGTTTTGCCCTTCACTGGTTCCCAAATGTCGAATACAAAGTAAAAGAATGGTTTGAAGCGCTCTCCCCCGGGGGTTGGCTTGCAATAGCCGTTCCTAGAGCAGATAGTTTTCCCGAATGGCGTCTTGCAGCAAATAACGCAGCAGTTCCCTGCACCGCACTTCAATTGCCATCTAAGTCTCAATTATTCAAATCCATCCCCTCCCATGCCATCCAATGGCAAGTTGCTCACACAGTCACCCAACACAACAAAGAAGTCATTTCTCTATTACGTCCTATACGCCAAATAGGTGCGCATGCCAGTCAAAGCCAGACATTAAAGGTTGGCGAATTACGACGTCTCATAAAGACTTGGCCACAAGAAGCAGAGAAAAACCAACGAAAACTTACCTGGGTGATTCAATTATTACTGGCCAGAAAATGA
- a CDS encoding alpha/beta hydrolase yields the protein MNEVIAMHGWAGDSEGWQAWASHFQARGWNWQSCERGYGSIPTHQAQWTETPPIKNHKQNVFIGHSLGLHLINSKVLSEATDVVLVASFSRFVPKNSTNRSISIALNSMRNLLGTQNENQMLKTFLGKAFHPNSVDNTIAGPIQKGISSEGRKKLKADLDLLIETKALPAEFPSNARVLVIEGAKDEIILPQTRKDLIKDLTTKVEKPISHWIIEEGGHTLMTSEVIEKVCDWLEQKNG from the coding sequence ATGAATGAAGTGATTGCGATGCATGGCTGGGCTGGTGACAGTGAAGGGTGGCAGGCATGGGCAAGTCACTTCCAAGCTCGTGGATGGAATTGGCAAAGTTGCGAACGAGGGTATGGAAGCATCCCAACCCACCAGGCCCAATGGACGGAAACTCCACCGATCAAAAATCACAAGCAAAATGTATTTATTGGGCATTCACTTGGACTTCATCTAATCAATAGCAAAGTTCTTAGCGAAGCAACCGATGTTGTACTCGTCGCAAGTTTTAGTCGTTTTGTCCCCAAAAACTCTACTAATCGCTCAATATCAATTGCCTTAAATTCAATGAGAAATCTTCTAGGCACCCAAAATGAAAATCAAATGCTTAAAACTTTTCTAGGCAAAGCCTTTCATCCCAATTCAGTTGATAATACAATCGCTGGTCCCATACAGAAAGGTATTTCCTCTGAAGGTAGAAAGAAACTAAAAGCAGACCTTGATTTACTTATAGAAACGAAAGCTTTGCCTGCTGAGTTTCCATCAAATGCAAGAGTTCTCGTTATAGAAGGTGCAAAAGATGAAATCATCCTTCCACAAACGAGAAAAGATCTAATAAAAGATTTGACAACCAAAGTAGAAAAACCAATTTCCCATTGGATTATTGAAGAGGGAGGTCACACTCTCATGACCTCAGAAGTAATCGAAAAAGTTTGTGATTGGCTAGAACAGAAAAATGGCTGA
- a CDS encoding 8-amino-7-oxononanoate synthase: MQSIPPSRRRKIRTWALGPGDNLLQSTAPTKEQKILIDLASNDYLGLSRHPDLIEAATSTMNMEGVGAGGSRLITGSRPIHCALEEELAHWLGKDKAYVFPSGFQANLAAVIALANRNTTVIADRLIHHSLLVGAKASGARIQRFAHNNLSDLEIKLSKCIVKDPKYPPLVITESVFSMEGTSPSLIEMADLCEKHGAIMLVDEAHAIGVMGPQGKGLAYGISGSLKMISGTFGKAFGAGGAFLACSSKLGENLLQTSGAFRYTTALAPPIAAASLAALNLIKTNPHWCQEIQHNAEQWRNRLASAGWARPPGNSQIISLLIGNDQKALSYQAKLEAANLLSVAIRPPTVPEGTARLRIVIHRNLPNETLEKLIEALKNL; the protein is encoded by the coding sequence ATGCAGAGCATTCCACCCTCAAGACGTCGAAAAATCAGGACTTGGGCTCTTGGTCCAGGAGATAATCTCCTGCAATCAACAGCACCAACAAAGGAGCAAAAAATACTGATTGATCTAGCCAGTAATGATTATCTAGGTCTCAGCAGACATCCCGATCTTATTGAAGCAGCTACCTCAACCATGAATATGGAGGGCGTTGGAGCAGGTGGTTCACGTCTAATCACGGGCAGTCGGCCTATACATTGCGCGCTCGAAGAAGAGCTTGCACATTGGCTCGGGAAAGACAAAGCCTATGTATTTCCAAGTGGATTTCAAGCAAACCTGGCCGCAGTTATAGCTCTCGCAAATCGAAATACTACTGTAATAGCAGATCGCCTGATACACCATTCTCTTTTAGTTGGAGCCAAGGCAAGTGGAGCACGTATTCAACGTTTTGCACATAATAATTTATCAGATTTAGAAATTAAATTAAGCAAATGTATAGTCAAGGATCCAAAATATCCTCCTCTTGTTATTACTGAAAGTGTTTTCAGCATGGAGGGGACTAGTCCTTCTCTAATAGAAATGGCTGATCTTTGCGAAAAACATGGCGCGATTATGCTTGTTGATGAGGCACATGCAATCGGAGTCATGGGACCGCAGGGTAAAGGTCTTGCCTATGGAATAAGTGGCTCCTTAAAAATGATTAGCGGTACTTTCGGTAAAGCTTTTGGAGCTGGTGGAGCCTTTCTAGCCTGCAGTTCTAAACTAGGAGAAAATCTTCTACAAACCAGTGGAGCCTTTCGCTATACCACTGCGCTTGCACCACCAATAGCCGCAGCCTCATTGGCAGCACTAAATCTAATAAAAACCAATCCTCACTGGTGCCAGGAAATACAACACAATGCAGAACAATGGAGAAACCGTCTGGCTTCAGCAGGATGGGCTCGCCCACCAGGGAATAGTCAAATCATTTCTCTCCTAATCGGTAATGACCAAAAAGCCTTGTCCTATCAAGCAAAATTAGAAGCTGCAAACCTACTTAGTGTTGCCATTCGCCCTCCTACGGTGCCAGAAGGGACGGCCAGACTCAGGATTGTCATTCATAGAAATCTGCCTAATGAGACATTGGAAAAGCTAATAGAAGCCTTGAAGAATTTATGA
- a CDS encoding DEAD/DEAH box helicase encodes MGDVDPSAIFSFPLDNFQLEAVDALNQGHSVVVSAPTGSGKTLVGEYAIYRAIAHKQKVFYTTPLKALSNQKLRDFREQFGDKNVGLMTGDLSMNRDASIVVMTTEIFRNMLYAGVEGHDDPLADVETVVLDECHYMNDAQRGTVWEESIIHCPSTVQLVALSATVANASQLTDWIQRVHGPTELVISSHRPVPLNFLFCSAKGLHPLLNKEGTGLNPNCKVWRAPKGYKRKGRTQKPPQPEPPPISFVVAQMAQRDMLPAIYFIFSRRGCDRAVRDLGSQCLVKPFEKDRIRERLNLYIQTNPEAVRDAHHVDALLKGIAAHHAGVLPAWKELIEELFQEGLVKVVFATETLAAGINMPARTTAIAALSKRTERGHRQLMGSEFLQMAGRAGRRGLDSQGYVVTVQSRFEGVREAGYLATSPADPLASQFTPSYGMVLNLLQRYELNKAKELVERSFGRYLATLDLVEEEELLEQLQIQLGTLQGVAGDVPWEDFEIYEKCRSRLKEERRLLRILQQQAAETLANELTLALQFSSLGALVSLKAPQLRGRITPAVIVDKLDGSGQFPLLLCLTDENVWLLLPCHAVVSLHAELSCLEVSGFAGSDLKRSGEIRHGDKHSADLALAVSQMAKRHDMKTPQYDLAGEVLTQAKLVNELAQDLEQQPAHRWGDRKQLKKHRRRMEELEIEIRERKRVLYHRANHHWEKFLVLIAILQHFGCLDDLEPTEIGRTIGALRGDNELWLGLALISGHLDELPPCDLAAVFEAISTEVNRPDLWSGYSLPKGAEDALHDLSGIRREVLRIQEQHEVDIPAWWEPELMGLVHAWARGATWSDLIANTSLDEGDVVRVLRRTIDLLAQVPYCEAVSEQLRGNARLAIKALNRFPVCEAEDLLKASEETDGGKNPATERVV; translated from the coding sequence ATGGGTGATGTAGATCCTTCAGCGATCTTCTCATTTCCGCTGGATAACTTCCAGTTGGAGGCTGTTGATGCACTTAATCAAGGGCATTCTGTAGTTGTTAGTGCCCCTACTGGTTCTGGCAAGACTTTGGTTGGGGAATATGCCATATATAGAGCTATAGCCCATAAGCAAAAGGTTTTTTATACCACTCCTTTAAAGGCTCTTTCAAATCAAAAGCTTCGTGACTTTAGAGAACAGTTTGGGGATAAGAACGTAGGACTAATGACTGGTGATTTGAGTATGAATAGGGATGCCTCGATTGTGGTGATGACCACTGAAATCTTCCGAAATATGCTTTATGCGGGAGTTGAGGGCCATGATGACCCTCTCGCGGATGTTGAGACGGTTGTACTCGATGAATGTCATTACATGAATGATGCCCAACGCGGAACGGTTTGGGAAGAATCAATTATTCATTGTCCTTCGACAGTTCAACTAGTTGCCCTTTCTGCGACAGTTGCTAATGCAAGTCAATTGACTGATTGGATTCAACGTGTGCATGGTCCAACTGAACTCGTGATTAGTTCTCACCGTCCAGTTCCCTTAAATTTTCTTTTTTGCAGTGCAAAGGGATTACATCCTCTTTTAAATAAAGAGGGAACTGGATTAAATCCGAATTGCAAGGTTTGGCGAGCACCTAAAGGATATAAGCGTAAGGGGAGAACTCAGAAACCTCCTCAACCAGAACCACCGCCGATTAGTTTTGTTGTTGCGCAGATGGCCCAAAGAGATATGTTGCCAGCAATTTATTTTATTTTTAGTCGACGTGGATGTGATCGAGCTGTTAGAGATCTTGGGTCTCAGTGTTTAGTAAAACCATTTGAAAAAGATCGTATCCGTGAAAGATTGAACTTATACATACAGACAAACCCAGAGGCTGTTCGTGATGCCCATCATGTTGATGCTCTGCTTAAAGGTATAGCGGCTCATCATGCTGGGGTTTTGCCAGCCTGGAAGGAATTGATTGAGGAGTTGTTCCAGGAGGGGCTTGTGAAGGTCGTTTTTGCTACTGAGACTTTGGCAGCTGGAATCAATATGCCAGCTCGTACAACTGCTATTGCTGCTTTGTCGAAGAGAACAGAGCGTGGTCATCGACAACTTATGGGTAGTGAATTCCTTCAAATGGCTGGTAGGGCAGGTAGACGTGGTTTGGACTCGCAAGGTTATGTGGTTACCGTTCAAAGTCGCTTTGAAGGTGTTCGTGAAGCTGGATATTTGGCAACCAGTCCTGCTGATCCGTTAGCAAGTCAATTCACGCCAAGTTATGGAATGGTTCTTAATTTGCTTCAGCGTTATGAGCTTAATAAGGCAAAGGAGTTAGTTGAGAGGAGTTTTGGTCGTTATCTTGCCACGTTGGATTTGGTTGAGGAAGAGGAGCTTTTAGAGCAGTTGCAAATTCAGTTAGGAACCCTTCAAGGTGTAGCCGGAGATGTGCCTTGGGAAGATTTCGAGATATATGAAAAGTGTCGCAGTCGACTAAAAGAGGAGCGACGTCTTTTGAGAATCTTGCAACAACAAGCGGCAGAGACTCTTGCTAATGAGCTTACATTGGCACTTCAATTTTCAAGTCTGGGAGCCTTGGTGAGTCTTAAGGCTCCTCAGTTACGTGGAAGGATTACGCCTGCTGTTATTGTTGATAAGTTAGATGGCTCTGGTCAGTTTCCTCTCCTTCTTTGCCTTACAGATGAGAATGTTTGGTTGCTTTTACCTTGTCATGCAGTTGTAAGTTTGCATGCTGAATTGAGCTGTTTGGAGGTAAGTGGTTTTGCAGGATCTGATCTCAAGCGATCTGGTGAGATTCGACATGGGGATAAGCACAGTGCAGATTTAGCTTTAGCTGTTTCTCAAATGGCTAAACGCCATGACATGAAAACCCCTCAATATGATTTGGCTGGTGAAGTGCTTACTCAGGCTAAATTAGTGAATGAGTTGGCCCAAGATTTAGAGCAGCAACCAGCACATCGTTGGGGGGATAGAAAACAACTTAAAAAGCATCGTCGAAGGATGGAGGAATTAGAGATAGAAATTCGCGAAAGGAAGAGAGTCCTTTATCACAGAGCAAATCATCACTGGGAAAAATTTCTGGTATTGATTGCAATACTCCAGCATTTTGGATGTTTAGATGATTTAGAGCCGACCGAAATAGGTCGCACTATTGGAGCTTTACGAGGTGATAACGAATTGTGGTTGGGCCTTGCCTTAATAAGCGGGCACTTGGATGAGTTGCCCCCCTGTGACTTGGCTGCCGTTTTTGAGGCAATTAGTACAGAAGTTAATCGACCTGACTTGTGGAGTGGCTATTCCTTGCCGAAAGGAGCTGAGGATGCATTGCATGATTTATCAGGAATTCGTAGGGAGGTGTTACGTATTCAAGAGCAACATGAAGTAGACATCCCTGCGTGGTGGGAACCTGAATTAATGGGATTAGTCCATGCCTGGGCAAGAGGTGCGACATGGAGCGATTTGATAGCGAACACGTCGTTGGATGAGGGTGATGTTGTAAGAGTTTTGCGCCGAACTATAGATTTATTGGCACAAGTCCCCTATTGCGAGGCTGTTAGCGAGCAACTGCGAGGTAATGCCCGCTTGGCAATTAAAGCTTTAAACCGCTTTCCAGTTTGTGAGGCTGAGGATCTTTTGAAGGCTTCTGAAGAGACAGATGGTGGGAAAAATCCCGCCACAGAACGTGTGGTTTGA
- a CDS encoding class II fumarate hydratase — protein sequence MAELIRIEKDSLGAVEVPKDVLWGAQTQRSLKNFAVQGDLVPIAIVYSLAKIKQASAIANHDLGVLDTLKQDLIIKATKEIIAGIHDNQFPLTVWQTGSGTHTNMNVNEVISNLASVFKGEVVGSYKPIHPNDHVNLSQSTNDTFPSAIHIAATEAITKKLLPELKLLINTFAQKSRDWKNIVKTGRTHLQDAVPITLGQEVSAWETQLIVAYNRLKDSLKELYPLPIGGTAVGTGINAPSQFDKKATLELARLTKLPFTVAQNKFAVMASHDGLVNTMSQARLLAVALLKIYNDLRLLSCGPRTGFAELELPDNEPGSSIMPGKVNPTQCESMAMICTQIMGLDAAVAMAGSGGHLQMNAYKPLIGFNLLHSLDLLHDACRNSRVAMVEGMKPNQNKIEKDLNQSLMLVTALAPKIGYEKASQIAHHAHKNGLSLRSASMQLGYITKDEFDEIVNPARMTTPDKTIS from the coding sequence ATGGCTGAACTAATTCGCATCGAGAAAGACAGTTTGGGAGCAGTAGAAGTCCCAAAAGATGTTCTTTGGGGCGCCCAAACTCAGCGCTCCCTAAAGAATTTCGCCGTACAAGGTGATCTTGTACCAATAGCAATAGTTTATTCATTAGCAAAAATCAAACAAGCTTCAGCTATTGCGAACCATGACTTAGGGGTACTAGATACTCTAAAACAAGATCTAATCATCAAAGCGACAAAAGAGATCATTGCTGGCATTCACGACAACCAGTTCCCGTTAACAGTTTGGCAAACAGGAAGTGGAACTCATACAAACATGAATGTCAACGAAGTAATAAGCAATCTGGCATCTGTTTTTAAGGGAGAAGTTGTAGGCAGCTATAAACCAATTCACCCGAATGATCACGTAAATCTATCCCAGTCAACAAATGACACCTTCCCTTCAGCAATTCATATTGCAGCAACAGAAGCAATTACAAAAAAACTTTTGCCTGAACTGAAATTACTCATCAACACCTTTGCTCAAAAAAGTCGCGATTGGAAGAATATTGTCAAAACAGGTAGAACACATTTGCAAGATGCAGTGCCGATTACACTCGGCCAAGAGGTATCAGCGTGGGAAACCCAATTAATAGTCGCTTACAACCGGCTGAAAGACTCTCTAAAAGAGCTTTACCCTCTCCCAATAGGAGGAACCGCTGTAGGCACAGGAATAAACGCTCCATCACAGTTTGACAAGAAAGCAACACTTGAACTAGCGCGTCTTACAAAGCTTCCTTTTACCGTTGCCCAAAATAAATTTGCCGTAATGGCAAGCCATGATGGATTAGTTAATACGATGTCCCAAGCTCGCCTATTGGCAGTCGCACTACTTAAAATCTACAACGACCTGAGGCTTCTTTCCTGTGGGCCCCGAACTGGGTTTGCTGAACTAGAACTACCGGACAACGAGCCAGGAAGCTCAATTATGCCAGGGAAAGTAAACCCTACTCAATGTGAGTCGATGGCAATGATTTGTACCCAAATAATGGGGCTTGATGCGGCAGTAGCCATGGCTGGTAGTGGTGGACATCTACAAATGAACGCCTACAAACCTCTGATCGGATTCAACCTTTTACACAGCCTAGATCTACTTCATGACGCATGCCGCAACTCTAGAGTAGCGATGGTAGAAGGCATGAAACCAAACCAAAACAAAATCGAGAAGGATTTAAATCAATCATTAATGCTAGTCACAGCATTAGCGCCAAAGATTGGTTATGAGAAAGCAAGTCAGATAGCTCACCATGCTCATAAAAATGGACTAAGTCTTCGTAGTGCATCAATGCAGCTTGGCTATATAACCAAAGATGAGTTCGATGAAATAGTCAATCCTGCTCGAATGACTACCCCCGATAAAACTATTTCATAG
- the purB gene encoding adenylosuccinate lyase translates to MIERYTLPEMGQIWTERAKYQSWLDVELAACEANFDLGTIPEGAITQIREKANFDPKRILEIEEEVRHDVIAFLTNVNEHVGDAGRYIHVGMTSSDVLDTGLALQMHSSIKLLLKEIEQLQGAIHQLAKKHKGTVMIGRSHAIHGEPITFGFKLAGWLAETIRNSKRLERLDKDISVGQISGAMGTYANTDPRVEKLTCEKLGLQPDTASTQVISRDRHADYIQTIALVGACLDRFATEIRNLQRTDVLEVEESFAKGQKGSSAMPHKRNPIRSERISGLSRVLRSYVVAALENVVLWHERDISHSSAERMMLPDCSITLHFMLREMTQVIEGLGIYPKNMIQNMNIYGGVVFSQRVLLALVETGMSREEAYKVVQLHAHSAWNQEGGNFRKNLENDPTVVKRLGNAKLADCFSTDLHQANLHAIWDRLELDIT, encoded by the coding sequence TTGATAGAACGCTATACCCTGCCCGAAATGGGGCAAATTTGGACTGAACGAGCCAAATATCAAAGCTGGCTAGATGTTGAGTTGGCAGCCTGCGAAGCCAACTTTGACTTAGGGACAATCCCCGAAGGTGCAATCACCCAAATTCGAGAAAAAGCCAACTTCGACCCCAAAAGAATTCTCGAAATAGAGGAAGAAGTTCGTCATGACGTGATTGCCTTTCTCACAAATGTGAATGAGCATGTTGGAGATGCAGGGCGATATATCCATGTGGGTATGACCAGTAGTGACGTATTGGATACTGGTCTCGCTCTCCAAATGCATTCCTCCATAAAGCTTCTTCTCAAGGAAATCGAACAACTTCAAGGTGCTATTCATCAATTAGCCAAAAAGCACAAAGGCACTGTGATGATTGGCAGGTCTCATGCAATTCACGGCGAACCAATTACCTTTGGATTCAAATTGGCAGGCTGGTTAGCCGAAACAATACGCAATTCAAAACGCCTAGAAAGATTAGATAAAGATATTTCAGTAGGACAAATAAGTGGGGCTATGGGAACTTATGCGAATACTGATCCAAGAGTGGAGAAACTTACTTGTGAAAAGCTTGGTTTACAGCCAGACACAGCAAGTACTCAAGTTATTTCCAGAGACCGACATGCAGACTACATACAGACAATTGCACTTGTAGGCGCTTGCCTAGATCGTTTCGCAACAGAGATTCGCAACTTACAGCGTACGGATGTTCTTGAAGTAGAGGAGAGCTTTGCAAAAGGCCAAAAAGGCAGCTCTGCCATGCCTCATAAACGCAATCCAATTCGCAGTGAACGGATTAGTGGTCTTTCTCGAGTATTACGTAGCTATGTAGTAGCAGCATTAGAGAATGTGGTTCTATGGCATGAAAGAGATATAAGTCATAGCTCTGCAGAAAGGATGATGCTGCCTGATTGCTCAATCACACTCCACTTCATGCTCAGAGAAATGACTCAGGTCATTGAAGGACTAGGCATCTACCCGAAAAATATGATTCAAAATATGAACATATATGGAGGTGTTGTTTTCAGCCAAAGAGTCCTTTTAGCTCTAGTTGAAACTGGCATGAGCCGAGAAGAAGCTTATAAGGTTGTTCAACTTCATGCGCATTCAGCTTGGAATCAGGAGGGAGGAAACTTTAGGAAGAATCTTGAAAACGATCCAACTGTAGTAAAACGGCTTGGCAATGCCAAACTTGCTGATTGCTTTAGCACTGACTTACATCAAGCAAACTTACATGCAATTTGGGACCGACTAGAGCTTGACATCACATGA